Proteins from a genomic interval of Polaribacter sp. Q13:
- a CDS encoding 3-oxoacyl-ACP synthase III family protein → MISSKITGTGTFIPSITKENKDFLNENFLNEDGSTFDSDNDVIIEKFKAITGIEERRYAKLDYTSSDLAFFAAQKAIEDANINQEDLDYIIIAHNFGDVKASGNQSDLLPSLATRVKHKLGIENPNCVAYDILFGCPGWIEATIQAHAFIKAGMAKKCLVIGSETLSRVVDKHDRDSMIFSDGAGACILEATEETGVGILSHGTQTFTKDEAYYLHYGSSFNKEADQDVKYIKMLGRKIYEFALIHVPAAMKFALDKSGVEIDDVKKIFIHQANEKMDEAIIKRFFRLFKKKVPEGVMPLSITKLGNSSVATVPTLLDLVLKGKIENQEVNKGDVVIFASVGAGMNINAIVYKF, encoded by the coding sequence ATGATTTCATCAAAAATAACAGGAACAGGTACTTTTATCCCCTCTATAACTAAAGAAAACAAAGATTTTTTAAACGAAAACTTCTTAAATGAAGATGGTTCAACTTTTGATTCTGATAACGATGTAATTATAGAGAAATTTAAAGCGATTACCGGTATAGAAGAAAGAAGATATGCAAAACTAGATTACACTTCTTCGGATTTAGCTTTCTTTGCGGCTCAAAAAGCAATTGAAGATGCTAATATTAATCAAGAAGATTTAGATTATATTATTATAGCTCATAATTTTGGAGATGTTAAAGCAAGTGGAAATCAAAGTGATTTATTACCAAGTTTAGCTACAAGAGTAAAGCATAAATTAGGTATAGAAAACCCTAATTGTGTTGCTTATGATATTCTTTTTGGTTGTCCAGGTTGGATAGAAGCAACCATACAAGCACATGCATTTATAAAGGCCGGTATGGCAAAAAAATGTTTGGTAATTGGTTCGGAAACATTATCTAGAGTGGTAGATAAACATGATAGAGATTCTATGATTTTTAGTGATGGTGCTGGAGCTTGTATTTTAGAAGCTACGGAAGAAACTGGTGTGGGTATTTTAAGTCATGGAACCCAAACTTTTACAAAAGACGAAGCGTATTATTTACATTATGGAAGTTCTTTTAATAAAGAAGCAGACCAAGATGTTAAATATATAAAAATGTTAGGAAGAAAAATTTATGAATTTGCTTTGATTCATGTTCCTGCAGCAATGAAATTTGCTTTAGATAAAAGTGGTGTTGAAATAGATGATGTTAAAAAGATATTCATTCATCAAGCCAACGAAAAAATGGACGAAGCTATTATAAAACGTTTCTTTAGATTGTTTAAAAAGAAAGTTCCAGAAGGGGTTATGCCTTTAAGTATTACTAAGTTAGGTAATAGTTCTGTAGCAACGGTACCTACACTTTTAGATTTGGTATTAAAAGGTAAAATAGAAAACCAAGAAGTAAATAAAGGAGATGTAGTTATTTTTGCTTCTGTAGGAGCAGGAATGAATATAAATGCGATAGTTTATAAGTTTTAA
- a CDS encoding group III truncated hemoglobin, whose product MNPDILSRKDIKFIITKFYNLLLADHKMIPFFEDIVAQNQLEEHLDVISDFWNDILFDTNTYSNNVMKKHVDKNVFVAFKKEHFAIWMSYFFETIDANFDGENADNMKNRARSIATVMELKLDLYK is encoded by the coding sequence ATGAACCCAGATATTTTATCAAGAAAAGACATAAAATTTATCATCACAAAATTTTATAACTTATTATTGGCAGATCATAAAATGATTCCTTTTTTTGAGGATATTGTTGCGCAAAATCAATTAGAAGAACATTTAGATGTTATTTCTGATTTTTGGAACGATATTCTTTTTGATACAAATACCTACTCGAACAATGTAATGAAAAAGCACGTAGATAAAAACGTATTTGTAGCCTTTAAGAAAGAGCATTTTGCCATTTGGATGTCGTATTTTTTTGAAACTATTGACGCCAATTTTGATGGTGAAAATGCGGATAATATGAAGAACAGAGCTAGGTCTATAGCCACTGTTATGGAGTTAAAACTAGATTTATATAAATAA
- the cdd gene encoding cytidine deaminase, protein MRKIEVSTSATVYKDISELSVEDQKLMQKAIEARKKAYAPYSKFHVGAALLLDNGEIVLGNNQESAAYPSGMCAERVAIWKAGSTYPNMKIKKLAITASSSITKVNKPIGPCGACRQTLSEYEINQKTPFQVLFMGEVGEVVVTESLLSLLPFSFDSTYL, encoded by the coding sequence ATGAGAAAAATTGAAGTTTCAACATCCGCAACTGTTTATAAAGATATTTCAGAACTTTCTGTAGAAGACCAAAAGTTAATGCAAAAAGCAATTGAAGCTAGAAAAAAAGCCTATGCTCCGTATTCTAAGTTTCATGTTGGTGCAGCTTTGTTATTAGATAATGGAGAAATTGTTTTAGGAAACAATCAAGAAAGTGCGGCGTATCCTTCTGGTATGTGTGCAGAAAGAGTTGCTATTTGGAAAGCAGGATCTACCTATCCGAACATGAAAATAAAAAAGTTAGCAATTACAGCTAGTTCATCAATTACTAAAGTAAACAAGCCAATTGGACCTTGTGGCGCCTGTAGACAAACATTATCAGAATACGAAATCAATCAAAAAACACCATTTCAGGTGCTGTTTATGGGAGAAGTAGGTGAAGTTGTCGTTACAGAATCGCTACTTTCACTATTGCCTTTTTCTTTTGATAGTACCTATTTATAA
- the porV gene encoding type IX secretion system outer membrane channel protein PorV: MKKLTIYFILCAFVTIRTTAQTEINTDNIGGITTAVPFLLITPDARAGGMGDVGVATSADAFSLFHNAAKMTFSNRQVKAGITYSPWLRNLTDDIFTGSASYMNRFSENAAWGADLKYFSLGQIDLTTSDGTDNGSINPNELAFTGAYSLKLSETFSMGVGLKYVRSNLTFNGTNSTLRPINSFAVDISGYYQSFEENYGNFNGRYRLGFNIANIGPKVSYSPGSDDFIPTNLKLGGGFDFILDDYNTISTTLEFTKLLVPTPPIRDTDGTILEGEDDNVGWVSGIFQSFGDAPGGFSEEIKEFTYAFGAEYLYNNAFALRGGYFHESADKGNRQYFTLGGGFKTNALNVDLSYLINSSDVNNPLENSLRFSLSFDLGEVFDDY; this comes from the coding sequence ATGAAGAAATTAACAATCTATTTTATATTATGTGCGTTTGTTACGATTAGGACAACGGCACAAACTGAAATAAACACAGATAATATTGGAGGAATTACCACAGCGGTACCATTTTTATTAATTACACCAGATGCAAGAGCAGGTGGTATGGGAGATGTTGGGGTTGCAACTTCTGCAGATGCCTTTTCTCTTTTTCATAATGCTGCAAAAATGACGTTTAGTAATAGACAAGTGAAAGCAGGTATTACCTATTCTCCTTGGTTGCGTAATTTAACAGATGATATTTTTACGGGAAGCGCTTCTTACATGAATCGTTTTAGCGAAAATGCTGCTTGGGGAGCAGATTTAAAGTATTTTTCTTTAGGTCAAATAGATTTAACAACATCCGATGGAACTGATAACGGTTCTATTAACCCAAATGAATTGGCCTTTACAGGGGCATATTCTTTAAAATTAAGCGAAACTTTTTCTATGGGAGTTGGTTTAAAGTATGTGCGTTCTAACTTAACTTTTAATGGAACAAACAGTACTTTAAGACCAATAAATTCTTTTGCAGTAGATATTTCTGGATATTACCAATCTTTCGAAGAAAACTATGGAAATTTTAACGGACGTTATAGATTAGGATTTAATATTGCTAATATTGGTCCGAAGGTTTCTTACAGCCCAGGGAGTGATGACTTTATTCCAACTAATTTAAAATTAGGGGGTGGTTTCGATTTTATTTTAGACGATTATAACACTATTTCTACCACATTAGAATTCACAAAATTATTAGTACCAACTCCACCAATTAGAGATACGGATGGAACTATTTTAGAGGGAGAAGATGATAATGTTGGTTGGGTAAGTGGTATTTTTCAATCTTTTGGAGATGCTCCAGGAGGTTTTAGCGAAGAAATAAAAGAATTTACATACGCTTTTGGTGCAGAGTATTTATACAATAATGCCTTTGCTTTAAGAGGTGGATATTTTCATGAAAGTGCAGATAAAGGAAATAGACAATATTTTACGTTAGGTGGTGGGTTTAAAACCAACGCTTTAAATGTAGATTTATCTTATTTAATTAATTCTTCAGACGTAAATAATCCATTAGAAAACTCGTTGCGTTTTTCATTATCATTTGATTTAGGTGAAGTTTTTGATGACTATTAA
- the porU gene encoding type IX secretion system sortase PorU produces MRKQFLTLFFICFIHLISAQSSNSVLSSGDWFKFSVDTTGVFKINKSLLQQIGISTNGLNPKKIRIYGNGGSLLPVLNADERFKDLQENAIYIEGEADGSFDNDDYILFYAKGPHDWKGTTASNIKHRQNIYSDKAYYFITVSSVDGKRIQQKAPITTATTALFDTFDDYTFYEKDEKNLIAAGTQWFFNQDFNIENTQNFKIPFNNAVPNTDVKVLVRGVSTSINSSSMAINVNGASAATLNFSGASGATKANTGEVSVSFINSANLLDFSITYNNGGNPSATAFLDYIEIVGKKQLIAAGKQFSFRSFEQANTIGTVEYQIQNSTNIFQVWDVSNSIEPQNIQNEITGSSFNFKDNGGLYINGNLKEYIVLNENDYYTPKALQNGRVANQNLHALKELNYIVITNDDLSSEAQRLADYHQQNSGLSTKVVLLNEIYNEFSSGSKDITGIRDFLRHLYLTYSSEETKLKYVCFFGDASYDYKDRITGNNNIVPVKLSDISFNLASSWVTDDFYVMLGETAGGMSSSDKIDVASSRIPVSTGTEAKDVVDKILSYYNKNAFGDWRNTITMLADDIDESGEEVLQQGVESIADEIKVNKPIFNISKIYLNNYVQENSSGGERYPEVNEAITNAIEKGTLVFDYFGHGSEDGFASEKILTKSQIQGFNNPSTLPLLITVTCDFSRFDNPNRITAGELTLLNANGGAASMITTTREVYIFTGQKFNEELIRVLLEFKDEDLSIAQSLMETKNSFTSTQKFFIFHFGDPAMKLAIPKPKVSITEMNGKDISQLDTLKALSKVRFKGEILDDTNVLLSDFNGTLSTTVFDKIIDKTTLDNDGFGITMPFDTQDSKLFKGKATVKNGVFEFDFIVPKDIKIAYGEGKLSFYAENGTIDKAGYNVDIVVGGIDKNAPEDTVGPEIKLFMNDESFIDGGNTNASPNLVAVLSDTSGINTSITAVDHDIVAVLDGDNTNPIILNDFYETELDDFTNGKVTYKLRDLEVGPHTIKIKAWDTYNNSSELTLNFVVVSDAILNLENVLNYPNPFVNYTEFWFNHNKPNESLEVQIQIFTVSGKLVKTINQNIPNAETLVRSVTWNGLDDFGNKIGKGVYVYKLRVKATASGLVSEKYEKLVILQ; encoded by the coding sequence ATGAGAAAACAATTTTTAACGCTTTTTTTTATTTGTTTCATTCACTTAATTTCCGCTCAGAGCAGTAATTCTGTGCTTTCTTCCGGAGACTGGTTTAAGTTTTCTGTTGATACTACTGGAGTTTTTAAAATTAATAAAAGCCTATTGCAGCAAATAGGAATTTCTACAAATGGCTTAAATCCTAAGAAAATTCGCATTTATGGTAATGGAGGAAGTCTTTTGCCCGTTTTAAATGCGGATGAAAGATTTAAAGACTTACAAGAGAATGCCATATACATAGAAGGAGAAGCCGATGGCTCTTTTGATAATGATGATTATATTTTGTTTTATGCAAAAGGGCCACACGATTGGAAAGGTACAACTGCTAGTAACATAAAACATAGGCAAAATATTTATTCTGATAAGGCATATTACTTTATTACTGTGTCTAGTGTAGATGGAAAAAGAATACAACAAAAAGCACCAATAACTACTGCAACTACGGCACTATTTGATACTTTTGACGATTATACTTTTTACGAAAAAGACGAAAAAAACTTAATTGCTGCAGGCACACAATGGTTTTTTAATCAGGATTTTAATATAGAAAACACACAGAATTTTAAAATACCTTTTAATAATGCAGTTCCAAATACAGATGTTAAAGTTTTAGTTAGAGGTGTTTCTACCTCTATCAATTCTTCCTCTATGGCTATTAATGTAAATGGTGCATCTGCTGCTACTTTAAATTTCTCTGGAGCAAGTGGAGCAACAAAGGCAAATACAGGTGAAGTATCTGTAAGTTTTATAAACTCAGCAAATCTATTAGATTTTTCTATTACCTATAATAATGGAGGAAATCCTTCTGCCACCGCTTTTTTAGATTATATTGAAATTGTTGGTAAAAAACAATTGATTGCAGCCGGAAAGCAATTTTCTTTTAGAAGTTTTGAGCAAGCAAATACTATAGGTACAGTAGAATATCAAATTCAAAATAGTACAAATATTTTTCAAGTTTGGGATGTTTCAAATTCCATAGAACCACAAAATATACAGAATGAAATTACGGGAAGTAGCTTTAATTTTAAAGATAATGGTGGTTTATATATAAATGGGAATTTAAAAGAATATATCGTTTTAAACGAAAATGATTACTACACGCCAAAAGCATTACAAAATGGACGCGTTGCTAACCAAAATTTACATGCCTTAAAAGAGCTTAATTATATTGTTATTACAAATGATGACCTTTCTAGTGAAGCACAAAGGTTAGCAGATTATCATCAACAAAACTCAGGGTTATCTACAAAAGTAGTTTTGTTAAATGAAATTTATAACGAGTTCTCCTCTGGATCAAAAGATATTACCGGAATTAGAGATTTTCTAAGACATCTTTATCTGACATATTCATCCGAAGAAACAAAACTAAAATATGTGTGCTTTTTTGGAGATGCTTCTTACGATTATAAAGATAGAATTACAGGGAATAATAATATTGTACCCGTAAAATTGTCAGATATAAGTTTCAATTTAGCAAGTTCTTGGGTTACAGATGATTTTTATGTGATGTTAGGTGAAACTGCCGGAGGTATGAGCTCTAGTGATAAAATTGATGTTGCATCAAGTAGAATTCCGGTTTCCACAGGTACTGAAGCAAAAGATGTGGTTGATAAAATTTTATCTTATTATAATAAAAATGCATTTGGTGATTGGAGAAATACAATAACCATGTTGGCAGACGATATAGATGAAAGTGGAGAGGAAGTTTTACAACAAGGAGTAGAGTCTATTGCAGATGAGATTAAAGTTAATAAACCAATTTTTAATATTAGTAAAATCTATTTAAATAACTATGTACAAGAAAATTCTTCTGGAGGAGAACGTTATCCAGAAGTTAATGAGGCAATTACTAATGCTATAGAAAAAGGAACTTTAGTTTTTGATTATTTTGGACATGGAAGTGAAGACGGATTTGCTTCAGAAAAAATATTGACAAAATCACAAATTCAGGGTTTTAATAATCCTAGTACGTTGCCGCTTTTGATTACTGTTACTTGTGATTTTTCTAGATTCGATAACCCCAATAGAATTACTGCTGGTGAACTTACATTATTAAATGCAAATGGAGGGGCTGCAAGTATGATAACCACTACAAGAGAGGTTTATATTTTTACAGGGCAAAAGTTTAATGAAGAATTAATTCGGGTTTTACTTGAGTTTAAAGATGAAGACTTATCAATTGCGCAATCTTTAATGGAAACAAAGAATAGTTTTACTAGCACTCAAAAATTCTTTATTTTTCATTTTGGAGATCCTGCTATGAAATTGGCAATACCAAAACCAAAAGTAAGCATTACAGAAATGAATGGTAAAGATATTTCTCAATTAGACACCTTAAAAGCTTTGTCTAAAGTTCGTTTTAAAGGAGAAATTTTAGATGATACTAATGTCTTGTTATCAGATTTTAATGGAACTTTATCAACTACAGTTTTTGATAAAATAATTGATAAAACGACTTTAGATAATGATGGTTTTGGAATAACAATGCCTTTTGATACGCAAGATAGTAAGTTGTTTAAAGGAAAAGCTACGGTAAAAAATGGCGTATTTGAATTTGATTTTATTGTACCAAAAGACATTAAAATAGCATACGGAGAAGGTAAATTAAGTTTTTATGCAGAAAACGGAACTATAGATAAAGCAGGTTATAATGTAGATATTGTTGTTGGTGGTATTGATAAAAATGCGCCAGAGGATACGGTTGGTCCAGAAATAAAACTATTTATGAATGATGAGTCTTTTATTGATGGAGGAAATACCAATGCGTCGCCTAATTTAGTGGCAGTTTTATCCGACACTAGCGGAATTAATACGTCCATTACTGCGGTAGATCATGATATTGTAGCGGTTTTAGATGGCGATAACACCAACCCAATTATATTAAATGACTTTTATGAAACCGAATTAGACGATTTTACTAACGGTAAAGTCACTTATAAATTAAGAGATTTAGAGGTTGGGCCACATACTATAAAAATAAAAGCTTGGGATACGTATAATAATTCATCTGAACTTACGTTAAACTTTGTGGTTGTTAGTGATGCTATACTAAATTTAGAAAACGTATTAAATTACCCAAACCCTTTTGTAAATTATACAGAATTTTGGTTTAACCATAACAAACCGAACGAAAGTTTAGAGGTACAGATACAAATTTTTACGGTTTCAGGTAAATTAGTAAAAACAATCAACCAAAATATACCAAACGCAGAAACCTTAGTAAGAAGTGTTACTTGGAATGGTTTAGATGATTTTGGTAATAAAATAGGTAAAGGAGTTTATGTCTATAAATTAAGAGTAAAAGCTACAGCAAGCGGTCTAGTTTCAGAGAAATATGAAAAATTAGTAATACTTCAATAA
- the gldJ gene encoding gliding motility lipoprotein GldJ — MRNVLKTSLVLLSVLTLASCSKSTSGKSTLTGLPFNNPKYGNYIRGNETAGQEIPLGMVAIEGGSFTMGQVQDDVMFDWNTTPKKMHIRSFYMDETEVTNSEYFLYIQNIKDVFPPSEEKYKHIYNSVLPDTLVWRKSLGNTDILSENYLRHPAYSDYPVVGVSWLQANQYCKWRTNAVNLKKLIDKGYIKNIFENDSIRNFFDTDVFLADSDNLFDGDTTVYKRGIRSRGPIKNNKGSFQGRKITQADGVLSQKYRLPTEAEWEFAAKANIENREYNNIRGRKKYAWNGKYSRETKKRHRGDQMANFKQGEGNYSGLSGWSTDGSDIPIIVKSYPPNAFGLYDMSGNVAEWVADVYRPIIDNEANDFNYFRGNIFTKKMIDKDGKVVIVNSSSAAEVEYDTLPNGVITPKQFPGTIKYIPITKDDATLRRNFSVSDNTDIGDGDLNSSRFYEEEEDQFGSKPSMYNSPRNPTKEIDPETGREILVNDAKKRTTLISNRTRVYKGGAWSDGEYWLDPAQRRYLPEYMATNFIGFRCVTDKVGPMSSKKKKARNSVR, encoded by the coding sequence ATGAGAAACGTATTAAAAACATCCTTAGTTCTACTATCTGTCTTAACATTGGCTAGTTGTAGTAAATCAACTTCAGGAAAATCGACACTTACAGGATTGCCTTTTAACAATCCTAAGTATGGTAATTATATAAGAGGAAATGAAACAGCCGGACAAGAAATTCCTTTAGGAATGGTTGCTATTGAAGGTGGTTCTTTTACAATGGGACAAGTACAAGATGACGTTATGTTTGACTGGAATACAACCCCTAAAAAAATGCATATTCGTTCATTTTACATGGATGAAACGGAGGTTACCAACTCTGAATACTTTTTATATATTCAAAATATAAAAGATGTTTTTCCTCCATCAGAAGAAAAATACAAACACATTTATAATTCCGTTTTACCAGACACTTTAGTATGGAGAAAAAGTTTAGGTAATACTGATATTTTATCTGAAAATTACTTAAGACATCCTGCTTATTCAGATTATCCTGTAGTGGGAGTTAGCTGGTTACAAGCAAACCAATACTGTAAATGGCGTACAAATGCAGTAAACTTAAAGAAATTAATAGACAAAGGGTACATTAAAAATATTTTTGAAAACGACAGTATTAGAAACTTCTTTGATACCGATGTTTTCTTAGCAGATTCTGATAATCTTTTTGATGGAGATACTACTGTTTACAAAAGAGGAATAAGATCTAGAGGTCCTATTAAAAATAATAAAGGTTCTTTTCAAGGAAGAAAAATTACCCAAGCAGACGGCGTTTTAAGTCAGAAATACAGACTACCAACAGAAGCAGAATGGGAATTTGCAGCTAAAGCGAATATAGAAAACAGAGAATACAATAACATTAGAGGTAGAAAGAAATATGCTTGGAATGGTAAATATTCTAGAGAAACAAAAAAAAGACATAGAGGAGATCAAATGGCTAACTTTAAACAAGGTGAAGGAAACTATAGTGGTTTGTCTGGTTGGAGTACTGATGGTTCTGACATTCCTATTATAGTAAAGTCTTACCCTCCAAATGCATTCGGATTATACGACATGTCTGGAAATGTGGCAGAATGGGTTGCAGATGTTTACAGACCTATTATAGATAATGAAGCAAATGATTTTAATTACTTTAGAGGTAATATTTTTACTAAAAAGATGATTGATAAAGACGGGAAAGTTGTGATAGTGAATAGCTCTAGCGCAGCAGAAGTAGAATACGATACGCTACCAAATGGTGTTATTACTCCTAAACAATTCCCTGGTACTATTAAATACATTCCTATTACTAAAGATGATGCTACCTTAAGAAGAAATTTTTCTGTTTCTGACAATACAGATATTGGTGATGGTGACTTAAATTCTTCTAGATTTTATGAAGAAGAAGAAGATCAATTTGGATCTAAACCAAGTATGTACAACTCGCCAAGAAACCCTACAAAAGAAATAGACCCAGAAACAGGTAGAGAAATATTAGTAAATGATGCTAAAAAAAGAACTACCTTAATAAGTAATAGAACAAGAGTATACAAAGGTGGTGCATGGTCTGATGGAGAATATTGGTTAGACCCAGCTCAAAGAAGATATTTACCAGAATATATGGCTACCAATTTTATTGGTTTTAGATGTGTAACGGATAAAGTAGGGCCAATGTCTTCTAAGAAAAAAAAGGCTAGAAACTCAGTTAGATAA
- the murF gene encoding UDP-N-acetylmuramoyl-tripeptide--D-alanyl-D-alanine ligase has product MKIEEIYQLYTKHFLVDTDTRTIRNHTLFFALKGDNFNGNNFTKEALKQGADYAIVDEESHSHEPNIILVDDVLETLQKLANHHRKVLNIPIIGLTGSNGKTTTKELINAVLKTKYKTTATKGNLNNHIGVPLTLLSMTPETEIGIVEMGANHKKEIEFLCTLCEPDFGYITNFGKAHLEGFGGIKGVIEAKSELYTYLKENGKIAFINPQDAVQVEKTINIKSISFNNNLQFLEVNPFVKLSLNSKSVQSNLIGKYNYTNIAAACTIGSYFKVSDTDIKDGIENYTPENNRSQIILKTVNKVILDAYNANPTSMKAALENFEAIKEENKTVILGDMFELGKTSIEEHQNIVDLVAQLHFNNCFFVGENFYQTKTKNNAYKTFEELLLHLKNNPLKQQSILIKGSRGMRLERLLEIIN; this is encoded by the coding sequence ATGAAAATCGAAGAAATTTACCAATTATATACCAAACATTTTCTTGTAGATACAGACACAAGAACTATTAGAAACCATACTTTATTTTTCGCCCTAAAAGGCGATAATTTTAATGGAAATAATTTTACAAAAGAAGCTTTAAAGCAAGGTGCCGATTACGCCATTGTAGACGAAGAATCACATAGCCATGAACCCAATATTATTTTAGTTGATGATGTTTTAGAAACGCTCCAAAAACTAGCAAACCACCACAGAAAGGTTTTAAACATACCAATTATTGGGTTAACAGGTAGCAATGGAAAAACAACTACCAAAGAATTAATAAATGCTGTTTTAAAAACAAAATATAAAACTACAGCAACCAAAGGGAATCTAAACAATCATATTGGCGTACCTCTTACCCTACTTTCTATGACTCCTGAAACTGAAATTGGAATTGTAGAAATGGGTGCAAATCATAAAAAAGAAATAGAATTTCTTTGTACACTTTGTGAACCAGATTTTGGATATATTACCAATTTTGGAAAAGCCCACTTAGAAGGTTTTGGAGGAATTAAGGGTGTTATTGAAGCTAAAAGTGAACTATATACCTACCTAAAAGAAAACGGTAAAATTGCATTTATAAACCCACAAGATGCTGTACAAGTAGAAAAAACTATCAATATAAAATCCATTTCTTTTAACAATAACTTACAGTTTTTAGAGGTAAATCCGTTTGTAAAACTATCTTTAAATTCTAAATCTGTTCAAAGCAATCTTATCGGAAAATATAATTACACAAACATAGCCGCTGCCTGCACTATTGGAAGCTATTTTAAGGTTTCTGACACCGATATAAAGGATGGTATAGAAAACTATACTCCAGAAAACAATCGTTCTCAAATCATCCTAAAAACGGTGAACAAAGTTATTTTAGATGCATATAACGCAAATCCTACAAGCATGAAAGCTGCTTTAGAAAATTTTGAAGCTATTAAAGAAGAAAACAAAACTGTAATTTTGGGTGATATGTTTGAGCTAGGAAAAACAAGTATAGAAGAACATCAAAATATTGTAGATTTAGTAGCGCAACTACATTTTAATAATTGTTTTTTTGTTGGTGAGAATTTTTATCAAACAAAAACAAAGAACAACGCGTATAAAACGTTTGAAGAGCTACTGCTTCATCTAAAAAACAATCCTCTTAAACAGCAATCAATTTTGATTAAAGGTTCAAGAGGAATGCGTTTAGAAAGACTGTTAGAAATTATTAATTGA
- a CDS encoding N-acetylglucosamine kinase gives MILIADGGSTKADWIAIDKNKKEAFRTRTLGLNPAIVPEEELYNRIINMFQLINVKDEVEEIHFYGAGCGTPKPIQILKTILESIFVNAKICIAEDMLAAVYAATGKEPALVCILGTGSNSCYYDGEKMEMLVASLGYILMDEASGNYFGKKLIIDYFYNTMPSDIAKKFKEEFDLDPDYIKRNLYREPNPNMYLASFAKFMFDFKEEKYIKKIIKNGFQEFFKYRILPYNKTAETPIYFIGSIAYYFRDILEEMAKKNNLVITDVIQRPIDKLLEYHINNIS, from the coding sequence ATGATTTTAATTGCAGATGGTGGCTCTACTAAAGCAGATTGGATTGCTATAGATAAAAATAAAAAAGAAGCTTTTAGAACTAGGACTTTAGGTTTAAATCCTGCTATTGTGCCAGAAGAAGAGCTTTATAACAGAATAATTAATATGTTTCAATTAATTAATGTTAAAGACGAAGTAGAGGAAATTCATTTTTATGGAGCGGGTTGTGGAACTCCAAAACCTATTCAAATTTTAAAAACTATTTTAGAATCTATTTTTGTAAATGCAAAAATATGTATAGCGGAAGATATGTTAGCGGCTGTGTATGCAGCAACAGGTAAAGAACCAGCTTTAGTTTGTATTTTAGGAACCGGATCTAATAGCTGTTATTATGATGGTGAAAAGATGGAGATGTTAGTGGCTTCTCTGGGATATATTTTAATGGATGAAGCTAGTGGTAATTACTTTGGTAAAAAGTTGATTATTGATTACTTCTATAATACAATGCCTAGTGATATTGCTAAGAAGTTTAAGGAAGAGTTTGATCTTGATCCAGATTATATTAAGAGAAATTTATACAGAGAACCAAATCCTAATATGTATTTAGCTTCTTTTGCCAAATTTATGTTTGATTTTAAAGAAGAAAAATATATTAAGAAAATTATAAAGAATGGATTTCAAGAATTCTTTAAATATAGAATTTTACCATATAATAAAACGGCAGAAACTCCAATTTACTTTATAGGATCGATAGCATATTATTTTAGAGACATTTTAGAAGAAATGGCTAAAAAGAATAATTTAGTAATTACAGATGTAATACAAAGACCTATTGATAAGTTACTTGAATATCATATAAATAATATTAGTTAA